The Vibrio tubiashii DNA window AAATAAGGAGTTGGCCAGAAACCGTTGATTTCTAGCCGACAAAATATCTTTGAGAAGCACTCGTGGAAGCATAACCCTAGCCCGAATATATTATTATTGCTATACGGTTAAAACGTATCAGTTAGGGTTACGCAATCAATTATATTTGCAGGCGGTTGTTAAGTGACTCGCAATTAGCACCAACCAAGTTATCCAACTATGATACCTACTGCATTTTGTATGATCTTGTTTCCATAAATTTCATTTCTGTTACAGCCCAACTTTCAGCTAATAGTTTGAAATGATGAGGTGCCAAGCCTCTACGATGTGATTTACACTAGTAAAAGATGAAAGGAAAAGGACGATTCGTTTGGCAAAATGGCTTTACATACTGGGCGTTAGCCTGTGCTTCCCATCATTTGCTGAGGTTGACTTAGTTAAGGTCGATAAGTCGAAAAGACGCATGTACTTGATCGATAATAACCAAGTCGTTAAGGAGTTTCGCATTGCTCTTGGTAAGCGTCCTAAGGGACACAAAATCCATGAAGGTGATCAACGCACACCTGAAGGCCGCTACTACCTAGATTTCATCATTGAAGACTCCGAATTTCACCGCTCAATTCATATCAGCTATCCAAATGCGAAAGACATCGCCTATGCGAGCTCTTTGAGCTTAGATCCGGGTGGAAACATTAAGATTCATGGATTAAAGAACGGAGAAACTCGTCCAGCCAAGTATGTGCAAAGCTTTGACTGGACAGATGGGTGCATTGCGATTAGCAATCAAGAAATGGACGAGCTGCTGAAACTGGTCACCCCTGGCACACCCATAGAGATTTCTTGGTAAAGCTAAGCCTACTCGGCTCGCTGAGCTTTTTCTCTGGTCACCCACCAGCACATCAGAGATCCGACAGTAACCATCACCACACCTTGTAGGAAACTCTGGGTCAGTACTAGTCCAAGAATAAAAGACGAAATCACCGTTGAAAGAACTGGTGTGAAATAGGAGAGCGTCGCAAGCAACACCATATTTCCACCAATAATGGCGTAATTCCAAAGAGCATAACCACTCCCCATGGCAATTCCCGAAATCAGCAGCAACCCACCTGATTCAAGATTAAGCGTCATTCCCGTTTCACTACTTAGCGCATACTTAATCCAGAGTGTTATCGCCGTCATAATGAAGAACAGCGTAATGGCATTCTGCCCATTCGAAATGCGCTTGGTTAAATTACAGTAGATTGCCCATAAAAACGCGCCAACAAAGGCCATGGTATAGGTTGCTGGGTTAGTCGCCACATTCGCTGCAATTTGGGCCATTGAAAGACCTTGCTCTCCAGTTATGCTCCAAGCAACCCCAAAAAAAGCCAGAGCAATACTTGGGTACACCCAAACACTGGTTTTCTTACCACTTGTTATCACCGCCAGTAGAACGGTCAACGCAGGCCATAAATAGTTAATCACCAACATTTCAATGGCTTGTTGGCGCGAGTTAGCCATTGCCAGTGCTAACGCAAGACAAATCTCATAGGCAACAAACAATCCGCCACCAACCAGCACATAACGCAACGAGTAGTTACGTACTTTTGGTACGCCCATCACCATAATGAGAAATAGCGACGCGACCGTATAGATCGATGCAGCCCCACCAATTGGGCCTAGCATTTCAGTCACCGCTCTAGCAAAGCCCATCACACTACTCCAAAGAAGAATAGCGACAACGCCTGCGATGGTGAATTTATGAGAACTGTTGATCATTTTGAATTTCTCAAACAAAAAAGCCGAGCTTAGCGCTCGGCTTAAGCAACAAAACGGGAATTAGATAATTTCCCAACTGTGCGTCATTTCAATGCCTTTACCTAGCATTAGACACACAGAACAATATTTCTCTAAAGAGTCAGCAGCAACCTTTGCCACCACTTCTGGAGAAAGGTTGTCACCCGACACTTCAAAATGAATATTTACTTGTGTGAAAATGCGTGGGGCTGTTTCACGACGCTCTGTGGTCAGTTTTGCGTTACAGGCAGTCACTGCTTGACCCGCTTCTTTTAGGCCATCGACAACATCTACTGAACTACAGCCACCCGCTGCCATCAAAACCATTTCCATCGGGCTAGGAGCAGTAGCACCGCCATTGCCATCCATCACGATAGAATGCCCTGACTGCGATTGTCCTAGAAACTTGAATTCTTCAATCCACTTTACTTCCGCTTGCATCTGACTCTCTCTATTTCTTTTTCGCAAAGTTCTTTTTGTCTGTCGGAAATACCACGCCCGTTTGACGTCGGATTTCCTCTAGCAGTTTGGCTACAATTAACGAACGTTGAGTGCAGCTTGAATTCATTGATTGTTGCTTGAATTGGGAAGCAAATTCAAGTGCTTCGTAATACATTGGGTTGAGCTCTTGTTTAACGCTAAGATCAATACCGATATCACTACCACGAGTAAACTTAGTCAGCTTCTTCGCGGTTGATATCATTTCTATCAACAGTGCCCCTTCTTCCCCTTGAATCTCACTTGGCAAATAAGAATCACTCGTTTTCGAGTGCTGAAGCACCACTTCAAAACCGTCGTATTCGAGAACAACGCTACCACTACCATCAACACCAGAGTCCAGAAGCTGAGCGGTAGCTTTAACGAATTTCGGCTCGCCAAACAGCTCAACCGCAGAACTTAAACAGTAAAAACCAATATCCATAATTGAGCCATTAGCAAATTCTGGATTAAACGTATTAGGGTTTTCTCCCGCCAAGTACTTTGGATAGCGCGAAGAGTATTGGCAGTAAGTGATTAAGCCTTTGCGGATCTGACCAATCGAAGACAGCTCATCCTTCAAACGTTTGAAGTTAGGAATATGCGCAGACATAAAGGCTTCGAATAACAACACATTGTTCTCTTCAGCCACTTTAAACATCTGCTTAGCCAAAGCGAGATTCGATGCCATTGGCTTTTCGACAATCACATGTTTTCCCGCTTCCATCATTTGTATGGCTTGCGGCCCATGTAAGATATTAGGGCTCGCAATATAAACCGCATCAAATAGCGGCGATGCGGCCAGTAGATCTAAGTCATCAAACAAAGCAGGCGAAGCGTACTTTTCTGCAAATCGCTCTGCACTCTCTAACGAACGCGAGTAAACCGCACTTAGTTGGTATTGACCTGTTTTTAAAGCAGCCTCAACAAATTGGTCGGTAATCCAGTTGGTACCAATGATAGCCAGTCTTATCATTCTTAATTCTCCTTTTACGACACTTTGCCAACATAAATACCCAATCTAGACCCATCACATCGAATGTAAATTTCGAAGCTTTGGACACAGTTAAGCTGGGGAATTAAACCGTCAGGATGACGCGCACAGCAAGCAAAATTAAAACAGCGCCTGACAGTCGGTCTATTAGCAAAGCTTTTGAGCGGATTTTATCAATTAATCGCGGACTGGAAAGCAAAAATGTAATCAGGGTGTACCATAAACCATCTACGACTAGCGGGGTCAAGACAATCAAGCCTTTAGCAGCAACACTATCACCCACAGCAACAAACTGACTAAACAAAGCGATAAAGAAAAGTGCGATCTTTGGGCTAAGTAAAGAGATCAAAAAGCCTTCTTTGGCAGACTGCCATATACTCGTCTGCTCACCAGACTCAAGCCTTGCAGCCACACCGCCTTTAGAGCGCAACGCATTGTAACCAAGATAGGCCAAATAAGCGGCACCAGCATAACTAATGGTTTTAAACAGCAAAGGAGATTGCTGCAGCACTACCGCTAAGCCAATTAAGGTGATAAACGCATAAATACCAATACCGATTGCATGTGCCCAAGCCGTGGCTAAACCATTCAGTCGCCCTCCGGCAAGGCTATGTTTTGCAACCATCGCAAGGCTCGGCCCAGGAGACATCGCACCGAGAATACAAATCGTGAATAGAGACAACCATACCGTGAACGTCATACCAGAATCCTTTAAATCATATGTTTCATTACTAGGGAATAACAGCCACGTTAAAGCATGCAACTAATGAATTGAAATCAAAGTTAATCATGACAATCATGATCTCAAATCATACCAATAGAGTATGGTGAAGTTTGCATCGCATGAAGCACTTTTTCTCGCATCCATTGGTGCGCCTTATCCTGATCGTATTTCGGGTGCCACAT harbors:
- a CDS encoding L,D-transpeptidase family protein, producing the protein MAKWLYILGVSLCFPSFAEVDLVKVDKSKRRMYLIDNNQVVKEFRIALGKRPKGHKIHEGDQRTPEGRYYLDFIIEDSEFHRSIHISYPNAKDIAYASSLSLDPGGNIKIHGLKNGETRPAKYVQSFDWTDGCIAISNQEMDELLKLVTPGTPIEISW
- the yddG gene encoding aromatic amino acid DMT transporter YddG is translated as MINSSHKFTIAGVVAILLWSSVMGFARAVTEMLGPIGGAASIYTVASLFLIMVMGVPKVRNYSLRYVLVGGGLFVAYEICLALALAMANSRQQAIEMLVINYLWPALTVLLAVITSGKKTSVWVYPSIALAFFGVAWSITGEQGLSMAQIAANVATNPATYTMAFVGAFLWAIYCNLTKRISNGQNAITLFFIMTAITLWIKYALSSETGMTLNLESGGLLLISGIAMGSGYALWNYAIIGGNMVLLATLSYFTPVLSTVISSFILGLVLTQSFLQGVVMVTVGSLMCWWVTREKAQRAE
- a CDS encoding OsmC family protein, translating into MQAEVKWIEEFKFLGQSQSGHSIVMDGNGGATAPSPMEMVLMAAGGCSSVDVVDGLKEAGQAVTACNAKLTTERRETAPRIFTQVNIHFEVSGDNLSPEVVAKVAADSLEKYCSVCLMLGKGIEMTHSWEII
- a CDS encoding Gfo/Idh/MocA family protein, with the protein product MIRLAIIGTNWITDQFVEAALKTGQYQLSAVYSRSLESAERFAEKYASPALFDDLDLLAASPLFDAVYIASPNILHGPQAIQMMEAGKHVIVEKPMASNLALAKQMFKVAEENNVLLFEAFMSAHIPNFKRLKDELSSIGQIRKGLITYCQYSSRYPKYLAGENPNTFNPEFANGSIMDIGFYCLSSAVELFGEPKFVKATAQLLDSGVDGSGSVVLEYDGFEVVLQHSKTSDSYLPSEIQGEEGALLIEMISTAKKLTKFTRGSDIGIDLSVKQELNPMYYEALEFASQFKQQSMNSSCTQRSLIVAKLLEEIRRQTGVVFPTDKKNFAKKK
- a CDS encoding LysE family translocator, whose product is MTFTVWLSLFTICILGAMSPGPSLAMVAKHSLAGGRLNGLATAWAHAIGIGIYAFITLIGLAVVLQQSPLLFKTISYAGAAYLAYLGYNALRSKGGVAARLESGEQTSIWQSAKEGFLISLLSPKIALFFIALFSQFVAVGDSVAAKGLIVLTPLVVDGLWYTLITFLLSSPRLIDKIRSKALLIDRLSGAVLILLAVRVILTV